From Nocardia sp. NBC_00416:
GCCGGTTCGTCGTCGACTCGGTGACACCGGAACGGCTCGACCCGATCGCCGCCGACAACGACCTCACCCTGGTCGCCACCGGCCGCGGCGGGCTGTCGGACCTGTTCGAGATCGACACCGCGCGCACCGTCTACGACGCGCCGCAGCGCAAGCTGCTCACCGTGACGGTGACCGGTCTCGGCCACGACGAATCGGTGTTCGCGCACCGCAGTCCGGCCGGCGGCGGACGCAGCGGGTTCTCCATCGTCGCCGAAGAAGGCGAAGCGTGGTGGGGACCGTACCTGCACAAGGACGCGGGCCCGACCTGGGCGTTCCTCGGCTGGGCCCGGCCGGGCGGCGACTGGGAGAAGCGGTTCGCGGCCGCGGACTCGGCCGAATCGGCGCACCGGATCGTGACCGAGCTCTACCGCGACTACCTGGACTGGGACCTGCCCGAAGTCCTGGCCACCGAGGTGATCGCCGACGATCCGCACTCCTGGCTGAAGGGTGCGGTGCGGCCGTTGTTCCGGCGCGGCGTCGGGCATACCGCGGGCGGTCACCCGGTAGCGGCGCTCGGTGACACCGCGGTGGCCCACGACCCGATCGCCGGGCAGGGCGCGCAGGGCGGTCTCATCCAAGCGCAGCGCCTGGTCGCCGCGGCCGCCGCGCACGACGGGGCGTTCGACGACGCCTGGATCACCGCGCAGTACGAGGCCTTCCTGGGCGCCCGCGCGGAGGACGCCGCCAAGGTCACCCGGCTGTTCCTCAGCGACCCCGAATTCGCCGAGATCGGCGGCCAGTTCTTCAGCGCGGCGGCGGCCGACCCGCGTTTCGCGTCGGCGCTGGTGAGTACGCTGCACCACCCGCAGGCCGCGCACGGGGTGAACTCGGTGGCGGACGCGCACGAACTCATCGCCCAGGTCACCGGGGAGGACGCGGCGACCGTCCTGGGCCGCTTCCAGCCCGCGGGGCGGTTCAGTCGATCGGAGTACAGCGACCGGGCCGCGACCACGGCCTGAATCGCGGGAGTGGTGCGCCGGGCACCGGAACTGCGCTCGGTGTGACGGTGTCCGATACAGCGCCCCGGCGGATGCGCCGGGGCGCTGCCCGCGCGTGACGACCGCCGGGGATGTGATCCGGCAGATTCAAACCCTCGTACCCCCGCAACACTGCTGGTGCACTGTACTCGCGCCGGGTGCAGGGGTAGTCGTGCTCGGCGTCCGAACGATGATGCCCACGGCGAGCAGCGGGAGTTTCGAAGATGCGATGCCTACGTCTTCGCTGCGGCCTCCGCGCACCGCATGTACCAGCTCGAGGGAGGCTCGATGAGTACTGAGCAGATTACCGACCAGATCCGGTTCGCGTACTGGGTGCCCAATGTCAGCGGTGGTCTGGTGACCAGTGATATCGAGCAACGCACCGGCTGGGATTTCGAGTACAACAAGAAGCTCGCGCAGACCGCGGAACGCAGCGGTTTCGACTACGCGCTCTCCCAGGTGCGCTACACCGCCTCCTACGGCGCGGAGTTCCAGCACGAATCCACCTCGTTCAGCCTGGCGCTGCTCGGCGCCACCGAACGGTTGAAAGTGATCGCCGCCATTCACCCCGGGCTGTGGCACCCGGCCGTGCTCGCCAAGTTCGGCGCCACCGCCGACCACCTGTCCGGCGGACGGTTCGCCATCAATGTGGTATCCGGCTGGTTCGCCGGGGAATTCACCGCCCTCGGCGAACCCTGGCTCGAGCACGACGAGCGGTACCGGCGCAGCGCGGAATTCCTCGAGGTGATCCGCAAGATCTGGACCGAGGACGAGGTGAACTACGGCGGCGACTTCTACCGCATCCGCGATTTCACCCTCAAGCCCAAACCGCTCAACACCCCGGAGCGCCCGAATCCCGAACTGTTCCAAGGCGGTAACTCCAGCGCCGCCCGCCGCAACGGCGGCCGCTACGCCGACTGGTATTTCTCCAACGGCAAGGACTTCGACGGCGTCACCGAACAACTCGACGACCTGCGCAGCGTCGCACGCGCCCACGACCGGGAAGTGCGGTTCGGGCTGAACGGTTTCATCATCGCCCGGGATACGGAGCGCGAGGCCAAGGAGACGCTGCGCGAGATCGTCGACAAGGCCAACAAACCCGCCGTCGAGGGCTTCCGGGACGCGGTACAGCAGGCCGGTGCTTCGACTCGCGACGGCAAGGGGATGTGGGCGGATTCGAGTTTCGAGGATCTGGTCCAGTACAACGACGGTTTCCGGACCAAGCTGATCGGTACGCCCGAACAGGTCGCCGAGCGTATCGTCGCCTATCGCGAACTGGGTGTGGACCTCATCCTGGGCGGCTTCCTGCACTTCCAGGAGGAGGTCGAGTACTTCGGCGCCAAGGTGCTGCCGCTGGTGCGCGAACTGGAGGCCGCGCGACGTCCCGCCGCGGTCGCCGGCCGATGACCGCCGTCGGGGCCGCGCGCATCACCTCGGCGCAACAGGCCCGGACGGTGGCCGCGCAGCTCGCGACCGAATTCGCGGTGGACGCCGCGCACCGCGACCGGGACCGCGCGCTGCCCTTCGCCGAGATCGGCACACTGGCGGCCAGCGGTCTGCTGGCCGTCACCGTCCCCGCCGCGCACGGCGGCGCGGATCTACCGCCCAGCGAGGTTGCCGAAGTGGTGCGCCTGCTCGCGGTCGCCGACCCCAATATCGCGCAGATCCCGCACAGCCATTTCGTGTACGTGAACCTGCTGAAACTCGCCGGATCCGCGGATCAGCAGCGCCGCTACCTGACCGGTGTGCTGGACGGCGCGCAGATCGCCAATGCGCAATCCGAGCGTGGCGGCGCCACGATCGCCGATATCGCGACCACGGTGCGTCCCCTCGCCGACGGGCAGCAGTTCCGGATCGACGGGGTCAAGTACTACTGCACCGGTTCGCTGTTCGCCGATGTGCTCGCGGTGCTCACCAAGCTGGACGACCCCGAGGGCACGTCCGGTCTGCCGCCGGGCCAGTACGTCGCGTTCCTGCCCGCAGATACCCCGGGCGTCCGGATCGTCGACGACTGGAACGGGCTCGGCCAGCGCACCACCGGCAGCGGGACGGTGTCGTTCGAGGGTGTGGTGGTCGACCGTGATCAGCTCGTCGCCCGGACCGCCGCCGTCGACGCGCCGACCGCCTACGGGGCCTCCGCGCAGCTGTTGCACGCCGCGATCGACGCCGGTATCGCGCGCGGGGCGCTCACCGCCGCCACCGATTTCGTCCGCGACAAGAGCCGGCCCTGGTTCGAGGCGCAGGTGGCCCGCGCGATCGACGATCCGCTACTGATCCAGCGATTCGGCGAGCTGGCCGTCACCGTGACCGCCGCCGAGGCCGCTCTGGTCGCCGCCGGTGTCGCCGTCGACGCCGCGGTCGACGCTCCGGAGCGGGTGGCCGATGCCTCGATCGCCGTGGCGAGCGCCAAGATACTCGCCGACCGCGCGGCCACCGAGGTGTCCAGCGCGCTGTTCGAGGTGAGCGGAACCCGCAGTGCGGCCGATGATCTCAACCTGCACCATTTCTGGCGCAACGCCCGCACGCACACCTTGCACGACCCGGTCCGCTGGAAGTACCAGCACATAGGTCGCACGCTGTTGCACGGCACTCCGCCGCCGCTGCACGGCGTGATCTGAGCCGGACGACCAGCGCCCGGTGGGAGTGCTCCCTCGCCGGGTGCCGCGATCGCGGCCGAATATGAGGCGGTCGCGTCGACGGGGTCCGGCCGGGTAGGGAGCGGCGGCGATCCCGCGCACGATCGTTTCGGCGGGCAGTGCCGAGACGACCGTGTCAGCGGGACGCCGTCGCACCCTCCGGACGCACCGGATGCTTGCCTTCCGCGAACTCCTCGACGATCTTCGCGCAGAACGCGGGCAGGTCGCGTGGGTTGCGACTGGACACCAAGCCGTGGTCGTTGACCACTTCCTCGTCGACGACCGTGCCGCCGGCATTGCGGATATCGGTGCGCACACTGGGATAGGAGGTCAGGGTGCGCCCGCGCACCACGTCCGCTTCCACCAGCGTCCACGGACCGTGGCAGATCACGCCCACCGGTTTACCGGTGGCGAAGAAATCCCGGACGAACGACACCGCCGACTCGTCCTGGCGCAGTTTGTCGGGATTCGTGGTGCCGCCGGGTAGCAGCAGTGCGTCGAATTCGTCGGGGCTGCATTCGCCGACCACCCGGTCCACGGTGAACATGGCGCCCTTTTCGACATCGTGATTCATGGCCTGGATCCGGCCGGGTTCCAGCGCGAGCAACGCGGTGGTCGCACCGGCGTCCTCGACCGCCGACCTGG
This genomic window contains:
- a CDS encoding SfnB family sulfur acquisition oxidoreductase yields the protein MTAVGAARITSAQQARTVAAQLATEFAVDAAHRDRDRALPFAEIGTLAASGLLAVTVPAAHGGADLPPSEVAEVVRLLAVADPNIAQIPHSHFVYVNLLKLAGSADQQRRYLTGVLDGAQIANAQSERGGATIADIATTVRPLADGQQFRIDGVKYYCTGSLFADVLAVLTKLDDPEGTSGLPPGQYVAFLPADTPGVRIVDDWNGLGQRTTGSGTVSFEGVVVDRDQLVARTAAVDAPTAYGASAQLLHAAIDAGIARGALTAATDFVRDKSRPWFEAQVARAIDDPLLIQRFGELAVTVTAAEAALVAAGVAVDAAVDAPERVADASIAVASAKILADRAATEVSSALFEVSGTRSAADDLNLHHFWRNARTHTLHDPVRWKYQHIGRTLLHGTPPPLHGVI
- a CDS encoding type 1 glutamine amidotransferase domain-containing protein; amino-acid sequence: MAQQHDLTGRRIAVLATDGVEQAELVQPRSAVEDAGATTALLALEPGRIQAMNHDVEKGAMFTVDRVVGECSPDEFDALLLPGGTTNPDKLRQDESAVSFVRDFFATGKPVGVICHGPWTLVEADVVRGRTLTSYPSVRTDIRNAGGTVVDEEVVNDHGLVSSRNPRDLPAFCAKIVEEFAEGKHPVRPEGATASR
- the sfnG gene encoding dimethylsulfone monooxygenase SfnG — protein: MSTEQITDQIRFAYWVPNVSGGLVTSDIEQRTGWDFEYNKKLAQTAERSGFDYALSQVRYTASYGAEFQHESTSFSLALLGATERLKVIAAIHPGLWHPAVLAKFGATADHLSGGRFAINVVSGWFAGEFTALGEPWLEHDERYRRSAEFLEVIRKIWTEDEVNYGGDFYRIRDFTLKPKPLNTPERPNPELFQGGNSSAARRNGGRYADWYFSNGKDFDGVTEQLDDLRSVARAHDREVRFGLNGFIIARDTEREAKETLREIVDKANKPAVEGFRDAVQQAGASTRDGKGMWADSSFEDLVQYNDGFRTKLIGTPEQVAERIVAYRELGVDLILGGFLHFQEEVEYFGAKVLPLVRELEAARRPAAVAGR
- a CDS encoding styrene monooxygenase/indole monooxygenase family protein, giving the protein MTTQNTSTRKAAVIGAGQTGVTAALGLLDAGFTVTLYSDRDQRDLRDKVPATGTALIFGEAQAAEEALGLPTYLDRAPLHSGLTVRVAGGGEELIAFDGAFDGFRGLAVDTRLKADERLTAFLERGGRFVVDSVTPERLDPIAADNDLTLVATGRGGLSDLFEIDTARTVYDAPQRKLLTVTVTGLGHDESVFAHRSPAGGGRSGFSIVAEEGEAWWGPYLHKDAGPTWAFLGWARPGGDWEKRFAAADSAESAHRIVTELYRDYLDWDLPEVLATEVIADDPHSWLKGAVRPLFRRGVGHTAGGHPVAALGDTAVAHDPIAGQGAQGGLIQAQRLVAAAAAHDGAFDDAWITAQYEAFLGARAEDAAKVTRLFLSDPEFAEIGGQFFSAAAADPRFASALVSTLHHPQAAHGVNSVADAHELIAQVTGEDAATVLGRFQPAGRFSRSEYSDRAATTA